CCGCTTCCAGAAGATCAGGTCATCGTCGTCACCGTTGACGAAGTGCAGAACGTGATCCGCGGGTCTGCTGGGCAAGGATGGGGCACCAAGGCAGCGGTGCGGCGGACCCTGGCGGGGGGTGTGCTCGGTGGTGGTCCGGCGGGTCAGAGTCAGAGCCGGATGGATGCGGACTGTGTGCCGCGGAATTGGATCATGTCGGACCCCGCGAGTCGGCCTGAGCCAATCGAGAGGCCCCAGGCAGTCCGATCGACGTCCGGCGGCCCTGTTGGGATCGCCGCTCCTCACGCGGGCCCCCTACAGGCCAAGGGAGATGACGTCCAGAGCGGCGAGCGGCCCCGCCAGACCGATGGCGACCAGGGCCGCGGCCATGACGAGGGACAGCAGGCAGACACAGCCGGCGAAGACCAGAGTTCCCGTGGTGCGGCGGCCGATCTGGGCCGTGTCCCAATCTGGGGCGGGATCGTGGAGGATCTCCACTCGCTCACCGGACGTGTAGTCGTCGGTGAGGCGGCGGGTGCGCCCCGCGGCATCGGTGAACTCATAGGTTCGGGCGTACACCCGGCGCCCCTCGACGAGGACGCCGCGGGTGCGCAGCCGCCACGCCTCCCGGCCCATCTCCCCTCCCGCGCGCACCCCGTGGCCGACCGGCACCGCGATGGAGCCGACCAGCCAGCATCCCAGCGCGACGTACCACTCGCGCGCGCCGAGCAGGCCGGTCGTCAGCATCAGCGCGGCCGCCAGCAGGTAAAACCCCACAGACAGCCGAAGCACCGTACGGCTCCGGCCCCGCGACGGCTTTTCCGGCGGAGCCGGTGGGGCCGCCACGCCAGCCTCGGCAGGCGTCGCGTCCGATGTCATGCGGGCAGTCTAGAGCTCGATTCAAACGACAGGCCCTAGCTGGGGCATCATGGTTTTTCCTTTTATATTTGGATAATGCGCTCAACAGAGGTCACGTCTTCCCCCGCCAGGTCGACGGAGGCCGCAGGATGAAGGACTCCGGGAGGCTGGAGGCGCTGCGGCTGGCGGGGCTGACCGCGGCGGCCGACCCCGGCATGGACCGCTTCGCCCGGTTGGTCACGCGCGTTCTGCGCGTTCCGGTGTCCCTGGTCTCGCTGCTGGAGGCCGACCGGCAGGTGTTTCCCGGGATGGTCGGGTTGTCCGGGGTCTGGGCGGCCCGGCGCGAAACCCCCTTGAGCCACTCCTTCTGCCAGCACGTCGTCGCGGACGGCAAGCCGCTGATCCTCAGCGACACCCGGTCGTCTTCCCGCACCTGCGACAGCCTCGCCATCCCCGACCTTCAGGTGGTCGCGTACGCCGGTATGCCCCTTACCGACGCGGACGGGCATGTCCTCGGATCGCTCTGCGCCATCGATCACGAGCCTCGCGAGTGGACGGCGGACGAGATGCGCGATCTTGAGGATCTGACCGCGGCCTGCTCGATGGAGCTGAGGCTGAGGATCGCCTCGGAGCTGATCCAGCGGGACCGCGACCACGCCGGCCTCCTTCTGCGCGCGGCCATCGAGCTCGCCCACGCCCGCGATCTCACAGATCTGACCCGGCGCCTGCGCCACCTGTTCCAGGGGCCGGCCGAGCCCACGTTCGTGGGCCTGCTCCTGGCGGACGGCGGAAAGCTGTGGCGCGTGATCGACCCGGAGGACGTACGGCCGGTGGAGAGCGCCATCGACCATCTGGGGTGGGACGCCTCCTTCCCCAGCGCCCTGGCCATGCGCGAGCAACGCGCCGTCTTCGTACCGGACCGCCCCACGCTCCTGCGCGGCTTCGGGCCTGAGGCCGTCGCCGGGTACGACTCGCTGGGTCTGGAGTCCGTGATGTGCGTTCCTCTGCCGGACCGGCGCGGTGTCCTGACGTGGTGCTGGTCCCGCCCCCATGTGCTGGCGCCGACAGAGGAGGCCGTCCTCACCACGGTGGCGGGGTACGTGAGCCAGGCGGTGGAGCGCACTCGTTTCGTGGCCAACCGGCTGAGCACCGCGGAGCAGCTGCAGGCCGCGATGCTCACCGAGCTGCCGGACGTGCCGGGCCTGGACATGGCGGCCCTGTACCTGCCGGCCGCCGACCAGGACATGGTCGGCGGCGACTGGTACGACGCGTATCCGCTGCCGACGGTGCCGCCCGCGAACCGGACCGCCCTGATGGTCTCGATCGGCGATGTCATCGGGCACGACGTCCAGGCCGCCACAGTGATGGGCCAGATCCGCAGCATGCTCCGACAGGCGAGCCTCGACGACCCGGCCCACTCTCCCTCCGCCGCCCTCGACGCGATCGACCGGGCCATCGGCACCCTGCCCCTGGGTCTGGGTGCCACAGCGGTCCACGCCCGCCTCGACCTCGACGACGGTCGGTGGCGGCTGACGTGGTCCAACGCCGGACACCCGCCGCCGCTGCTGCACACCCCGGAAGGAGGCGTCTTGTCCCTGGGCGACCACGATCTGCTCCTCCTCGGCACGTCGGAGGGCGACCCGCCCCGCCACGACCACACGCGCGACCTCCCGCCGGGCAGCGTGCTCCTCCTCTACACCGACGGCCTGGTCGAACGCCGCGACGCGGACATCGACGTCGGCACCGCCCGCACGACTGCCGTGCTCGCCCGCCACTACGGCAAACCCCTGCCCCTCCTCCTGGAAGCCCTCTCCGAGGGCCTGGCGGACATCCCGCAACGGGACGACGTGGCGGTACTCGCCGTCCGGGTCACCCGGACGGAGCTATGACGGAACGCCGGCTCCTGATAAGCGCGGACCTCACGCGCCGTTACCCGTGCCACAGCCATCCGCAGCTGGAAACGTCGGCTGCCGCGACTCTCTGCGCCACGGCTCCGGCCATGGCATTCGGGACCGCGGGCGTGACAGCGTCGGCGCCCTCAGGGAAGCCGAAAGCCGTCCAGCGGCAGCGTCGAGAGCTTCCTGCTCGGAGAGCCCTGGGGTCGGGCACCATCAGCCGTGAGGGCGACAACACCCTCGTGCAGCTCCACCGTGTGGCCGACAGCACCGGACCGGGCGAGGCACACGGGCCCGGTACCCGGACACACCCCGGCTCCGTACGGGCGGACATTCATGATCGACAACCACTGGACAGCCGGTCACGCGCTCGCAGGCGCCCATTGAGTCGGGGATCAACTCACGGCCGAATTCGAGGTCATGATGTGCGCGATCCTCTCCGACCTCGAGTGCGTACCGAGCGTGCCTAAGGGCTGTCCCGTGATCCCTGGCGGGCGCGCGACGACAGCTACGGCACCTCGCCGCGTTATCGGAACATCCCCATACATCCAGTATGCGGACGCCCCTCCGCCTTGCGATGCACCGCATCTGACGCCGCACGCTGATCCACCAGGGATTAGGGACAGCCCTTAGCCGGGCCCGGCGCTGGGCGCCCGAGACGGCAGAAGTCGCCGATACGCTCCGATCACCTGAGCCGTAGCCTCCGGAGACGGCGGAGGCTACGGCTCAGGTGATCGCTTTCTGGGAGCAAGATAAGAGCCAGTGCGACTTTCCGGTCAGAGATGTCCTCGCTCAGTTCCGGTCAGGGGAGAGCATGTAGACGAGTCCAGACAACAAACAAGGCCCGGGTCGATGACCTGGGCCTCAGTCGTGGAGCGGGTGAAGAGAATCGAACTCCCGCTTTAAGCTTGGGAATCAGCGGTTCTTGGGCCGCTGGAATGGGTCTGACCTGCGTTTCCTCGTGAGGAAGCTTGGACTGTCATGGTCTCTGGAGGCTGTACCTGACCGCTGTTGTCCGCTCTGCTGGGCACGGATGGGGCACGACCTGAATGGATCGGACGCCACGTCCGGAGGCGCCCGGCTCTCGCCCGCGAGGAGCCGACCCCGGCACCAGCCTCCATGGTGGCCGGTCCCCAGAGGTCTCTCACGCTGGTCATTCCGCTTTTCTTAGCAGTTCGATGACGGCGTTCTTCAGTTCGTCATCCGACAAATCTTCCGGCTCCTTGAACTGCGGGTCGATGGAGTAGTCCTCCAGCAGCGAGAAGACACGATCGAGAAGAGTCTCCAACGGATCGCGGACCCGCTCGCCCTGCTGCTGCGAACGACGACGTGCGTCCAGCCAACCGACGGCGAATTCCGCCCCCGTGCAGCGCCCGGCTGCTACATCTCTCATAAGTGCCAGCTGCTGGCCCGTGGCGGTGGCCTCAGGAACGTCCCTCGGGTACTTCCAGGCGATGTGTCCGGGAGGAAACGATCGAGCGGTCGACTCCAGGGCGGGCCATTTCCGTGCTGCTGCCCGAGCGTAACGGGCGAAGCGAGCACGCGCCTGGTCCACTCCCTCCGGCGCCGCTCCCGCGAGGAACGCCGACGTGCCGGCGACCAAGGCGTAGCCCGGCCCGGGAAAGAGGACCGCGCCCTCCAGGTTCGCAGCGACGAGCAGAAGATCCGCAGGCAGCGAGACAAGGCCCGGATCGGCCGGCGGCAGGCTGTCCGCAGGGGCGATTGCCCCGGCGGAGGGGTGAATCACCAGGACGGCGTCGGCTCCTGCAGTCCGGCATCCCTCGGTGATACGCCTGACGAGAGAGTCGTCCGTGCGGCTGCCTGCCGGCACCGGGGCGATCTTCTTCTCTCCTGCCGCGAGCCATTGTCCGCTGAAGGCGCCCTGCCTGTCGAGAACAGTCATGGCGCTTTCAGTTCCGCCCTCGTTCGACTCAATCACCATAGGAACCCTTTATCGATGATGCTCTGAAATTGCTTGTCGCCCAGTTTATAGCCCGACCAGAATTTTCCGGTGTCCGCGTGCAGCATGACCATCTTCTGAGTGGTCGGGTCAATGAAGCCGATCGCTTGCCCTTGGCCTCTGTAGTCGAATCGGTAAATCTTCGTGTCATCCGCTTTTATGTGAGCCCGCATACTATCTTCGAACCTTTGGAGATTCGCTTTTTTAAGATTACCCGGCTCGTCCAAGAAATCTCCCGCATGGGCGTGGAATTTCTTGCTCATCACACTCTGGCTGGAGAAGTCGGCTTTTTCTTCCCACCCTCCTCGG
The nucleotide sequence above comes from Streptomyces sp. NBC_01116. Encoded proteins:
- a CDS encoding GAF domain-containing SpoIIE family protein phosphatase, giving the protein MKDSGRLEALRLAGLTAAADPGMDRFARLVTRVLRVPVSLVSLLEADRQVFPGMVGLSGVWAARRETPLSHSFCQHVVADGKPLILSDTRSSSRTCDSLAIPDLQVVAYAGMPLTDADGHVLGSLCAIDHEPREWTADEMRDLEDLTAACSMELRLRIASELIQRDRDHAGLLLRAAIELAHARDLTDLTRRLRHLFQGPAEPTFVGLLLADGGKLWRVIDPEDVRPVESAIDHLGWDASFPSALAMREQRAVFVPDRPTLLRGFGPEAVAGYDSLGLESVMCVPLPDRRGVLTWCWSRPHVLAPTEEAVLTTVAGYVSQAVERTRFVANRLSTAEQLQAAMLTELPDVPGLDMAALYLPAADQDMVGGDWYDAYPLPTVPPANRTALMVSIGDVIGHDVQAATVMGQIRSMLRQASLDDPAHSPSAALDAIDRAIGTLPLGLGATAVHARLDLDDGRWRLTWSNAGHPPPLLHTPEGGVLSLGDHDLLLLGTSEGDPPRHDHTRDLPPGSVLLLYTDGLVERRDADIDVGTARTTAVLARHYGKPLPLLLEALSEGLADIPQRDDVAVLAVRVTRTEL